Proteins encoded together in one Phoenix dactylifera cultivar Barhee BC4 unplaced genomic scaffold, palm_55x_up_171113_PBpolish2nd_filt_p 001234F, whole genome shotgun sequence window:
- the LOC120108235 gene encoding uncharacterized protein LOC120108235 has protein sequence MPLYKPSDIVKDIRRQYGVELPYHQAWRGKEVAMMDLYGNSRLSYERIRWYCDAIRQTNPGSIAEYETIDGRFRRLFICFHASLMGFIKGCRPLIFMDATFIKHKDGGVLLGATSKDGNDDMFPIAYGVVDIECDENWEWFCRFLKEAIHSCTEYSGQQFTFMTDRHQGIIKSVPKYFPDSYHSYCIRHVKENFKNQVLVHYRAAERKRLIDLLNAAAYTPRLTVFRKLIAKLTSEAPGATTFLLHAKPEHWANAVFPGPRWGIMTSNVAESFNSWVLEARHLPVPQMVDHIRIQIMQMMHQRRNRGYSIQSQLCPDAEKVLQKNAEDGRRLAVFTSNIMIYDVKDTNYSCKVDLHMCSCSCGEWRIFRMPCKHACACIEKDGRSLYQFTDNCFQAELYRVTYAEAISPIPDMEKPQSASEEIHILPPIRKTRPGRPKKKRRPSQVESVREMRCGRCGKVGHNRRTCNEVIK, from the exons ATGCCGTTATATAAGCCGAGTGATATTGTAAAGGATATTCGACGACAATATGGTGTTGAATTGCCGTATCATCAAGCTTGGCGTGGTAAGGAGGTGGCCATGATGGATCTTTATGGTAACAGCCGGCTATCTTATGAACGGATTCGCTGGTATTGCGATGCCATTCGTCAGACCAACCCCGGCAGCATTGCAGAGTACGAAACAATTGATGGTCGATTCAGACGTCTATTCATTTGTTTTCATGCTTCACTAATGGGTTTCATAAAAGGATGTCGTCCTCTGATTTTTATGGATGCCACATTTATAAAGCATAAGGATGGAGGTGTATTGCTTGGAGCCACTTCCAAAGATGGAAATGATGATATGTTTCCTATAGCTTATGGTGTTGTAGATATAGAATGTGATGAAAATTGGGAATGGTTTTGCCGGTTTCTGAAAGAAGCTATTCATAGTTGTACTGAGTATAGTGGTCAACAGTTCACATTTATGACGGATAGACATCAGGGCATTATTAAATCCGTGCCGAAGTACTTTCCTGATTCTTACCACTCATATTGTATACGTCATGTGAAAGAAAACTTCAAGAATCAG GTCCTTGTCCATTATCGTGCAGCTGAGAGAAAGAGGCTCATTGATTTACTAAATGCTGCTGCCTATACACCAAGGCTTACTGTATTCCGAAAGCTAATTGCAAAGCTTACATCAGAAGCCCCTGGTGCTACCACCTTTCTCCTACATGCAAAGCCGGAGCATTGGGCGAATGCTGTATTTCCAGGTCCACGCTGGGGCATCATGACATCGAATGTGGCAGAGTCTTTTAATAGTTGGGTCCTGGAGGCTCGTCATCTCCCTGTGCCTCAGATGGTTGACCATATAAGGATCCAAATAATGCAGATGATGCATCAACGGCGTAATCGAGGATATAGCATTCAATCTCAACTTTGTCCTGATGCGGAGAAAGTGTTGCAAAAAAATGCGGAAGATGGTCGGAGATTAGCTGTATTTACGTCCAACATAATGATATATGATGTAAAGGATACCAACTACTCATGCAAAGTTGACCTGCATATGTGTAGCTGCTCTTGTGGCGAGTGGCGAATCTTCCGCATGCCATGTAAGCATGCTTGTGCATGCATCGAGAAGGACGGCAGATCACTATACCAATTCACCGACAATTGCTTCCAAGCTGAATTGTATAGAGTAACATATGCCGAAGCAATCAGTCCAATTCCTGACATGGAGAAACCCCAAAGTGCCTCTGAAGAGATTCACATTCTACCCCCTATAAGAAAGACACGTCCTGGcaggcctaaaaagaagagaagacctTCGCAAGTGGAGTCAGTACGTGAAATGAGATGTGGACGATGCGGGAAGGTTGGGCACAATAGAAGGACTTGTAATGAGGTCATCAAGTAA
- the LOC120108237 gene encoding nuclear pore complex protein NUP155-like isoform X2, with product MAWEDEIVGLDVASAGVVVSERIEKEAAGQVDLREALEASKLATHPYSSHPKEWPPLLEVVETRELPPVLIERYNAGGGEGTALCGIFPEIRRAWASVDNSLFLWRFDSWDGQCSEYSGEDHAICAVGLVRPKPGIFVEAIQYLLVLATPVELILVGVFCTGNEDGTDRYAELSLQPLPEYTIASDGVIMTCITCTDRGRIFLAGRDGHIYEMQYSTGSGWHKCCRKVCLTAGLGSLVSRWVLSNALKFGSIDPVVDMVVDNERHILYSRTEDMKLQVFDLGANGDGPVKRIAEEKNLIDPQETQYGSRRSAGSRANTQAAKPSIVCVAPLSIMESRWLHTVAVLSDGTRLYLTTSGGNGGLTGQNSAHQRPRCLKVLASRPSPPLGVGGGLTFGTMSATSRTQADDLALKVETAFYSAGTLILSDLPAPALSSLLLVNRDSSMQSLFSGSFGMTAPSPCALREIVSSLPLEGRMLFAADVLPMPDTAVAVQSLYSDTEDFSFTGSRESCEKASRKLWARGDLSTQHILPRRRIVVFSTMGMMEVVFNRPVDILRRLLETNSPRPQIEEFFKRFGAGEAASMCLMIAAKLVYMEENLINNPVAEKAAEVFEDPRLIGMPRLDGSTGLLNTRTSVEGFSMGQVVQEAEPVFSGAHEGLCLCSSRLLFPIWELPFMIVRREVGSDARFNEGVIVCRLSVEAMQVLESKIRSLEQFMRSRRNQRRGLYGYVAGLGDLTSSIVFSESGANSRSTGRNLLVPHSQNAEPGDAVAPNKRQRLPCSSAELAAMEVRAIECLRRLLRRSSEALFLLQLISKHHVTRLVQNLDSDLRQELVHMTFHQLVCSQEGDQLAMQLISRLMKYYIGPDSRGTVDEISMKLQKGCPSYYNESDYKYFLAVDYLEKAAVATNSEERENLARDAFSLLSKIPQSADLSTVCKRFEDLRFYEAVVRLPLQKAQALDPKGDAFNDKIDPGNRDYALAQREQCYNIIINALGSLARKGTQTEFSASVRFSGMGSVLDQASRDKYIHQVIQLSVQWPDTAFHECLYGTLITLGLENELLEYGGSDLVPFLQNAGRKPAEEVQVVTAITPMASAMRDLEGPIPSSDTKYLDLLAKYYVLKRQHILAAHILYRLAERQCNDSGEAPTLEQRHQYLSNAVLQAKRAINNDSLVSSTRKTIDDGLLDMLEAKLTVLQFQMKIKEELAIASRLEDLPSTSGSPPSDPLHTNLVVDCNIAKDAKDKAKELTLELKSITQLYNNYAVPFNLWEICLEMLNFANYSGDADSKIVRDIWARLLDQALLRGGVAEACSVLKRVGSNLYPGNGACLPLETLCLHLEKAALERLESGVELVGDEDVAGALLAACKGAQEPVLSIYDQLLSNRAVLPSLTLRLRLLRSVLGILREWAASALAYRMGTTTASASVIFGGTSVLEQTTVTNQRIRDKITTAANRYMTEVWRLALPQSRTAAVYQGFRELEDKLLSFASLEPY from the exons ATGGCGTGGGAGGACGAGATCGTCGGATTGGACGTGGCTTCCGCCGGCGTCGTTGTGAGCGAGCGCATCGAGAAGGAAGCCGCCGGCCAGGTCGACCTGCGAGAGGCTCTCGAAGCTTCGAAACTCGCCACCCATCCCTACTCTTCCCATCCCAAAGAG TGGCCTCCTCTATTAGAAGTTGTGGAGACTCGGGAATTACCTCCTGTGCTAATTGAGAGATACAATGCTGGTGGTGGTGAAGGAACAGCATTATGTGGAATTTTTCCAGAGATACGCCGTGCTTGGGCATCAGTTGACAATTCTTTGTTTCTCTGGCGCTTTGATAGCTG GGATGGCCAGTGCTCTGAATACAGTGGTGAGGATCATGCAATTTGTGCTGTAGGACTTGTCAGACCAAAGCCTGGAATTTTTGTGGAAGCAATCCAATATCTTTTAGTGCTTGCAACTCCTGTCGAG CTGATTCTTGTAGGAGTATTTTGCACTGGAAATGAGGATGGAACAGATCGATATGCTGAGCTTTCCTTACAGCCTTTACCTGAATACACAATAGCATCTGATGGTGTTATCATGACCTGCATTACATGTACGGATAGAGGTCGAATTTTTCTAGCTGGGCGTGATGGTCACATATATGAAATGCAATATTCAACTGGTTCAGGCTGGCATAAGTGTTGCCGCAAGGTTTGCCTCACAGCAGGTTTGGGCAGTCTTGTTTCAAG ATGGGTCTTGTCAAATGCTCTTAAATTTGGATCTATTGATCCAGTTGTGGATATGGTTGTTGATAATGAAAGGCATATTTTGTATTCTCGAACAGAAGATATGAAACTACAGGTCTTCGACTTGGGAGCAAATGGTGATGGTCCCGTTAAGAGAATTGCTGAAGAGAAAAATTTGATTGATCCTCAAGAGACACAATATGGAAGTAGAAGGTCTGCAGGATCAAGAGCAAATACCCAGGCAGCAAAACCATCTATAGTTTGTGTTGCTCCTTTATCGATTATGGAATCAAGATGGCTGCACACTGTTGCTGTTTTATCAGATGGCACAAGATTGTACCTTACTACTTCTGGTGGGAATGGCGGTTTAACAGGACAAAATAGTGCTCATCAAAGGCCACGCtgcttaaaagttttagcaaGTAGGCCATCACCTCCTTTAGGAGTTGGTGGTGGACTCACTTTTGGCACTATGTCTGCAACTAGCAGAACTCAGGCTGATGATCTTGCTCTGAAGGTGGAAACAGCTTTTTATTCAGCTGGCACACTTATACTTTCAGATTTACCAGCCCCAGCTTTGTCCTCTCTTTTGCTTGTTAACAGAGATTCAAGCATGCAATCACTTTTTTCTGGTAGCTTTGGAATGACTGCACCAAGTCCTTGTGCATTACGTGAGATAGTATCATCCTTGCCTCTGGAGGGTCGAATGCTTTTTGCAGCTGATGTTTTACCCATGCCAGATACAGCAGTAGCTGTGCAGTCATTGTACTCAGATACAGAAGACTTCTCTTTTACAGGATCTAGAGAATCATGTGAGAAGGCATCAAGGAAACTTTGGGCTAGAGGAGACCTGTCAACTCAACATATCTTACCTCGGAGGAGGATTGTTGTATTCAGTACCATGGGTATGATGGAGGTAGTTTTTAACAGGCCAGTGGATATTCTGAGAAGGTTGTTGGAGACCAATTCACCAAGACCACAGATAGAGGAATTTTTTAAGCGTTTTGGAGCTGGAGAGGCTGCCTCTATGTGTTTAATGATAGCAGCCAAGTTGGTTTACATGGAAGAAAATCTAATAAACAATCCAGTTGCTGAGAAAGCTGCAGAAGTATTTGAGGACCCAAGACTCATTGGAATGCCACGACTTGATGGTAGCACTGGTTTGTTGAACACTAGAACTTCAGTTGAAGGCTTCAGCATGGGCCAGGTTGTGCAGGAGGCTGAACCTGTGTTTTCTGGTGCACATGAAGGACTTTGCTTGTGCTCATCTAGGCTGCTCTTTCCCATATGGGAACTACCTTTTATGATTGTCCGTAGGGAAGTAGGCTCTGATGCTCGCTTTAATGAAGGGGTGATAGTGTGCAGACTATCTGTTGAGGCAATGCAAGTCCTTGAAAGCAAAATTCGTTCCTTAGAGCAGTTTATGAGGTCtagaagaaaccagagaagggGGCTTTACGGTTATGTTGCTGGTCTAGGAGATCTAACCAGttctattgttttctcagaATCAGGAGCCAACAGTCGAAGTACAGGCAGAAATTTATTAGTACCACACTCTCAAAATGCTGAACCAGGAGATGCTGTGGCACCAAATAAAAGGCAGCGACTTCCTTGCAGTTCTGCTGAACTGGCTGCCATGGAG GTGAGAGCAATTGAATGTCTTAGGAGGTTGCTTCGAAGATCTAGTGAAGCATTATTCCTACTTCAACTTATTTCAAAGCACCATGTTACTCGCTTGGTACAAAATTTAGATAGTGATCTACGCCAGGAACTTGTTCATATGACATTCCATCAGTTGGTATGTTCTCAGGAGGGAGACCAGCTTGCCATGCAGCTTATTTCGAGACTCATGAAG TACTACATTGGTCCAGATAGCCGGGGCACAGTAGATGAGATTAGCATGAAACTACAGAAGGGTTGTCCAAGTTACTACAATGAGTCTGACTATAAATATTTCCTAGCAGTAGACTATCTTGAGAAAGCTGCTGTCGCCACTAACTCTGAGGAACGAGAAAATCTTGCCAGAGATGCTTTCAGCCTTTTGAGCAAAATTCCCCAATCTGCAGACTTGAGCACTGTATGCAAACGATTTGAAGACTTGCG ATTTTATGAAGCTGTGGTACGACTGCCTCTGCAAAAAGCTCAGGCTCTTGACCCTAAAGGTGATGCATTCAATGATAAAATTGATCCAGGCAATCGAGATTATGCACTTGCTCAACGTGAACAATGTTATAACATAATTATAAATGCCCTTGGTTCTCTGGCACGAAAAGGGACACAGACGGAGTTCAGTGCTTCTGTTAGATTTTCGGGCATGGGGTCTGTACTTGACCAGGCTTCACGGGACAAGTACATACACCAAGTTATTCAGCTTAGCGTTCAATGGCCCGACACAGCCTTTCATGAGTGTTTGTACGGGACACTAATTACCTTGGGCCTTGAAAATGAGTTACTGGAGTATGGGGGTTCTGATTTGGTTCCATTTCTACAGAATGCGGGCAGAAAGCCAGCAGAAGAG GTTCAAGTTGTCACTGCAATAACACCAATGGCTTCTGCAATGCGTGATTTGGAGGGACCTATTCCTTCTAGTGACACCAAGTATCTTGACCTTCTAGCAAAATATTATGTCTTGAAGCGGCAACATATTCTTGCTGCTCATATACTGTACAGGTTGGCAGAAAGGCAATGCAATGATTCAGGAGAAGCTCCTACTCTAGAACAGAG GCATCAATATCTCAGCAATGCAGTTTTACAGGCTAAAAGGGCAATTAACAATGATAGTTTAGTAAGTTCAACCAGAAAGACTATTGATGATGGATTGCTAGATATGCTTGAAGCAAAGCTTACTGTTCTTCAATTCCAAATGAAAATTAAAGAAGAACTTGCAATAGCATCAAGGTTAGAAGATTTGCCAAGCACCAGTGGATCCCCTCCTAGTGATCCTTTACATACTAACCTGGTGGTTGACTGTAATATTGCGAAGGATGCCAAAGACAAGGCAAAAGAGTTAACGCTAGAATTAAAGAGCATCACTCAATTATACAATAACTATGCTGTTCCCTTTAACCTTTGGGAG ATATGCCTGGAAATGCTTAACTTTGCAAACTATTCTGGAGATGCTGACAGTAAAATTGTTAGAGATATCTGGGCTAGACTTCTTGATCAAGCTCTTTTAAGAGGAGGTGTTGCTGAAGCCTGCTCCGTGTTGAAGAGGGTTGGGTCGAATCTTTATCCTGGAAATGGGGCTTGCTTGCCTTTAGAGACACTATGTCTTCATCTTGAGAAGGCTGCTCTG GAGCGGTTAGAATCAGGAGTTGAACTTGTGGGTGATGAGGATGTTGCGGGAGCCCTTCTTGCAGCCTGTAAAGGTGCACAAGAGCCTGTATTAAGCATCTATGATCAATTGCTGTCAAACAGAGCTGTTTTGCCTTCACTAACTCTGAGACTGCGGCTTCTCCGATCGGTTCTTGGGATCCTTCGTGAGTGGGCTGCATCTGCACTTGCTTATAGAATGGGTACTACAACAGCCAGTGCTTCCGTTATATTTGGTGGAACATCAGTGTTAGAGCAGACAACAGTAACAAATCAAAGAATTCGGGACAAAATCACTACAGCAGCAAACAG GTACATGACCGAAGTGTGGAGGTTGGCCCTTCCACAAAGTCGGACTGcggctgtctaccaaggttttCGAGAATTGGAAGACAAACTGCTGTCTTTTGCTTCCTTGGAACCATACTGA
- the LOC120108237 gene encoding nuclear pore complex protein NUP155-like isoform X1: protein MAWEDEIVGLDVASAGVVVSERIEKEAAGQVDLREALEASKLATHPYSSHPKEWPPLLEVVETRELPPVLIERYNAGGGEGTALCGIFPEIRRAWASVDNSLFLWRFDSWDGQCSEYSGEDHAICAVGLVRPKPGIFVEAIQYLLVLATPVELILVGVFCTGNEDGTDRYAELSLQPLPEYTIASDGVIMTCITCTDRGRIFLAGRDGHIYEMQYSTGSGWHKCCRKVCLTAGLGSLVSRWVLSNALKFGSIDPVVDMVVDNERHILYSRTEDMKLQVFDLGANGDGPVKRIAEEKNLIDPQETQYGSRRSAGSRANTQAAKPSIVCVAPLSIMESRWLHTVAVLSDGTRLYLTTSGGNGGLTGQNSAHQRPRCLKVLASRPSPPLGVGGGLTFGTMSATSRTQADDLALKVETAFYSAGTLILSDLPAPALSSLLLVNRDSSMQSLFSGSFGMTAPSPCALREIVSSLPLEGRMLFAADVLPMPDTAVAVQSLYSDTEDFSFTGSRESCEKASRKLWARGDLSTQHILPRRRIVVFSTMGMMEVVFNRPVDILRRLLETNSPRPQIEEFFKRFGAGEAASMCLMIAAKLVYMEENLINNPVAEKAAEVFEDPRLIGMPRLDGSTGLLNTRTSVEGFSMGQVVQEAEPVFSGAHEGLCLCSSRLLFPIWELPFMIVRREVGSDARFNEGVIVCRLSVEAMQVLESKIRSLEQFMRSRRNQRRGLYGYVAGLGDLTSSIVFSESGANSRSTGRNLLVPHSQNAEPGDAVAPNKRQRLPCSSAELAAMEVRAIECLRRLLRRSSEALFLLQLISKHHVTRLVQNLDSDLRQELVHMTFHQLVCSQEGDQLAMQLISRLMKYYIGPDSRGTVDEISMKLQKGCPSYYNESDYKYFLAVDYLEKAAVATNSEERENLARDAFSLLSKIPQSADLSTVCKRFEDLRFYEAVVRLPLQKAQALDPKGDAFNDKIDPGNRDYALAQREQCYNIIINALGSLARKGTQTEFSASVRFSGMGSVLDQASRDKYIHQVIQLSVQWPDTAFHECLYGTLITLGLENELLEYGGSDLVPFLQNAGRKPAEEVQVVTAITPMASAMRDLEGPIPSSDTKYLDLLAKYYVLKRQHILAAHILYRLAERQCNDSGEAPTLEQRHQYLSNAVLQAKRAINNDSLVSSTRKTIDDGLLDMLEAKLTVLQFQMKIKEELAIASRLEDLPSTSGSPPSDPLHTNLVVDCNIAKDAKDKAKELTLELKSITQLYNNYAVPFNLWEICLEMLNFANYSGDADSKIVRDIWARLLDQALLRGGVAEACSVLKRVGSNLYPGNGACLPLETLCLHLEKAALQERLESGVELVGDEDVAGALLAACKGAQEPVLSIYDQLLSNRAVLPSLTLRLRLLRSVLGILREWAASALAYRMGTTTASASVIFGGTSVLEQTTVTNQRIRDKITTAANRYMTEVWRLALPQSRTAAVYQGFRELEDKLLSFASLEPY, encoded by the exons ATGGCGTGGGAGGACGAGATCGTCGGATTGGACGTGGCTTCCGCCGGCGTCGTTGTGAGCGAGCGCATCGAGAAGGAAGCCGCCGGCCAGGTCGACCTGCGAGAGGCTCTCGAAGCTTCGAAACTCGCCACCCATCCCTACTCTTCCCATCCCAAAGAG TGGCCTCCTCTATTAGAAGTTGTGGAGACTCGGGAATTACCTCCTGTGCTAATTGAGAGATACAATGCTGGTGGTGGTGAAGGAACAGCATTATGTGGAATTTTTCCAGAGATACGCCGTGCTTGGGCATCAGTTGACAATTCTTTGTTTCTCTGGCGCTTTGATAGCTG GGATGGCCAGTGCTCTGAATACAGTGGTGAGGATCATGCAATTTGTGCTGTAGGACTTGTCAGACCAAAGCCTGGAATTTTTGTGGAAGCAATCCAATATCTTTTAGTGCTTGCAACTCCTGTCGAG CTGATTCTTGTAGGAGTATTTTGCACTGGAAATGAGGATGGAACAGATCGATATGCTGAGCTTTCCTTACAGCCTTTACCTGAATACACAATAGCATCTGATGGTGTTATCATGACCTGCATTACATGTACGGATAGAGGTCGAATTTTTCTAGCTGGGCGTGATGGTCACATATATGAAATGCAATATTCAACTGGTTCAGGCTGGCATAAGTGTTGCCGCAAGGTTTGCCTCACAGCAGGTTTGGGCAGTCTTGTTTCAAG ATGGGTCTTGTCAAATGCTCTTAAATTTGGATCTATTGATCCAGTTGTGGATATGGTTGTTGATAATGAAAGGCATATTTTGTATTCTCGAACAGAAGATATGAAACTACAGGTCTTCGACTTGGGAGCAAATGGTGATGGTCCCGTTAAGAGAATTGCTGAAGAGAAAAATTTGATTGATCCTCAAGAGACACAATATGGAAGTAGAAGGTCTGCAGGATCAAGAGCAAATACCCAGGCAGCAAAACCATCTATAGTTTGTGTTGCTCCTTTATCGATTATGGAATCAAGATGGCTGCACACTGTTGCTGTTTTATCAGATGGCACAAGATTGTACCTTACTACTTCTGGTGGGAATGGCGGTTTAACAGGACAAAATAGTGCTCATCAAAGGCCACGCtgcttaaaagttttagcaaGTAGGCCATCACCTCCTTTAGGAGTTGGTGGTGGACTCACTTTTGGCACTATGTCTGCAACTAGCAGAACTCAGGCTGATGATCTTGCTCTGAAGGTGGAAACAGCTTTTTATTCAGCTGGCACACTTATACTTTCAGATTTACCAGCCCCAGCTTTGTCCTCTCTTTTGCTTGTTAACAGAGATTCAAGCATGCAATCACTTTTTTCTGGTAGCTTTGGAATGACTGCACCAAGTCCTTGTGCATTACGTGAGATAGTATCATCCTTGCCTCTGGAGGGTCGAATGCTTTTTGCAGCTGATGTTTTACCCATGCCAGATACAGCAGTAGCTGTGCAGTCATTGTACTCAGATACAGAAGACTTCTCTTTTACAGGATCTAGAGAATCATGTGAGAAGGCATCAAGGAAACTTTGGGCTAGAGGAGACCTGTCAACTCAACATATCTTACCTCGGAGGAGGATTGTTGTATTCAGTACCATGGGTATGATGGAGGTAGTTTTTAACAGGCCAGTGGATATTCTGAGAAGGTTGTTGGAGACCAATTCACCAAGACCACAGATAGAGGAATTTTTTAAGCGTTTTGGAGCTGGAGAGGCTGCCTCTATGTGTTTAATGATAGCAGCCAAGTTGGTTTACATGGAAGAAAATCTAATAAACAATCCAGTTGCTGAGAAAGCTGCAGAAGTATTTGAGGACCCAAGACTCATTGGAATGCCACGACTTGATGGTAGCACTGGTTTGTTGAACACTAGAACTTCAGTTGAAGGCTTCAGCATGGGCCAGGTTGTGCAGGAGGCTGAACCTGTGTTTTCTGGTGCACATGAAGGACTTTGCTTGTGCTCATCTAGGCTGCTCTTTCCCATATGGGAACTACCTTTTATGATTGTCCGTAGGGAAGTAGGCTCTGATGCTCGCTTTAATGAAGGGGTGATAGTGTGCAGACTATCTGTTGAGGCAATGCAAGTCCTTGAAAGCAAAATTCGTTCCTTAGAGCAGTTTATGAGGTCtagaagaaaccagagaagggGGCTTTACGGTTATGTTGCTGGTCTAGGAGATCTAACCAGttctattgttttctcagaATCAGGAGCCAACAGTCGAAGTACAGGCAGAAATTTATTAGTACCACACTCTCAAAATGCTGAACCAGGAGATGCTGTGGCACCAAATAAAAGGCAGCGACTTCCTTGCAGTTCTGCTGAACTGGCTGCCATGGAG GTGAGAGCAATTGAATGTCTTAGGAGGTTGCTTCGAAGATCTAGTGAAGCATTATTCCTACTTCAACTTATTTCAAAGCACCATGTTACTCGCTTGGTACAAAATTTAGATAGTGATCTACGCCAGGAACTTGTTCATATGACATTCCATCAGTTGGTATGTTCTCAGGAGGGAGACCAGCTTGCCATGCAGCTTATTTCGAGACTCATGAAG TACTACATTGGTCCAGATAGCCGGGGCACAGTAGATGAGATTAGCATGAAACTACAGAAGGGTTGTCCAAGTTACTACAATGAGTCTGACTATAAATATTTCCTAGCAGTAGACTATCTTGAGAAAGCTGCTGTCGCCACTAACTCTGAGGAACGAGAAAATCTTGCCAGAGATGCTTTCAGCCTTTTGAGCAAAATTCCCCAATCTGCAGACTTGAGCACTGTATGCAAACGATTTGAAGACTTGCG ATTTTATGAAGCTGTGGTACGACTGCCTCTGCAAAAAGCTCAGGCTCTTGACCCTAAAGGTGATGCATTCAATGATAAAATTGATCCAGGCAATCGAGATTATGCACTTGCTCAACGTGAACAATGTTATAACATAATTATAAATGCCCTTGGTTCTCTGGCACGAAAAGGGACACAGACGGAGTTCAGTGCTTCTGTTAGATTTTCGGGCATGGGGTCTGTACTTGACCAGGCTTCACGGGACAAGTACATACACCAAGTTATTCAGCTTAGCGTTCAATGGCCCGACACAGCCTTTCATGAGTGTTTGTACGGGACACTAATTACCTTGGGCCTTGAAAATGAGTTACTGGAGTATGGGGGTTCTGATTTGGTTCCATTTCTACAGAATGCGGGCAGAAAGCCAGCAGAAGAG GTTCAAGTTGTCACTGCAATAACACCAATGGCTTCTGCAATGCGTGATTTGGAGGGACCTATTCCTTCTAGTGACACCAAGTATCTTGACCTTCTAGCAAAATATTATGTCTTGAAGCGGCAACATATTCTTGCTGCTCATATACTGTACAGGTTGGCAGAAAGGCAATGCAATGATTCAGGAGAAGCTCCTACTCTAGAACAGAG GCATCAATATCTCAGCAATGCAGTTTTACAGGCTAAAAGGGCAATTAACAATGATAGTTTAGTAAGTTCAACCAGAAAGACTATTGATGATGGATTGCTAGATATGCTTGAAGCAAAGCTTACTGTTCTTCAATTCCAAATGAAAATTAAAGAAGAACTTGCAATAGCATCAAGGTTAGAAGATTTGCCAAGCACCAGTGGATCCCCTCCTAGTGATCCTTTACATACTAACCTGGTGGTTGACTGTAATATTGCGAAGGATGCCAAAGACAAGGCAAAAGAGTTAACGCTAGAATTAAAGAGCATCACTCAATTATACAATAACTATGCTGTTCCCTTTAACCTTTGGGAG ATATGCCTGGAAATGCTTAACTTTGCAAACTATTCTGGAGATGCTGACAGTAAAATTGTTAGAGATATCTGGGCTAGACTTCTTGATCAAGCTCTTTTAAGAGGAGGTGTTGCTGAAGCCTGCTCCGTGTTGAAGAGGGTTGGGTCGAATCTTTATCCTGGAAATGGGGCTTGCTTGCCTTTAGAGACACTATGTCTTCATCTTGAGAAGGCTGCTCTG CAGGAGCGGTTAGAATCAGGAGTTGAACTTGTGGGTGATGAGGATGTTGCGGGAGCCCTTCTTGCAGCCTGTAAAGGTGCACAAGAGCCTGTATTAAGCATCTATGATCAATTGCTGTCAAACAGAGCTGTTTTGCCTTCACTAACTCTGAGACTGCGGCTTCTCCGATCGGTTCTTGGGATCCTTCGTGAGTGGGCTGCATCTGCACTTGCTTATAGAATGGGTACTACAACAGCCAGTGCTTCCGTTATATTTGGTGGAACATCAGTGTTAGAGCAGACAACAGTAACAAATCAAAGAATTCGGGACAAAATCACTACAGCAGCAAACAG GTACATGACCGAAGTGTGGAGGTTGGCCCTTCCACAAAGTCGGACTGcggctgtctaccaaggttttCGAGAATTGGAAGACAAACTGCTGTCTTTTGCTTCCTTGGAACCATACTGA